The following are encoded together in the Ictidomys tridecemlineatus isolate mIctTri1 chromosome X, mIctTri1.hap1, whole genome shotgun sequence genome:
- the LOC120886140 gene encoding ferritin light chain isoform X1: MSTQGHQDYTHKVQAALDRLISMHLQASYTYLSLGFYFEGNRVALEGGFFFRLAEEKREGAHRLLRQNQVSDRSLCQDGQKLTQDEWHDCLEAMEAALILEKNLNEALLDLHALGLTNTDPQLCFFLESHFLDQEVQLIKKMGEHLTNLRRLAGQDAGLGEYLFRKLTLKGN, translated from the coding sequence ATGAGCACCCAGGGTCACCAGGATTATACTCATAAGGTGCAGGCTGCCCTCGACCGCCTGATCAGCATGCACCTGCAGGCCTCCTATACCTACCTCTCTCTGGGCTTCTATTTCGAAGGAAACCGTGTGGCTCTGGAGGGCGGTTTCTTCTTCAGGTTGGCTGAGGAAAAGCGAGAAGGTGCCCATCGTCTCCTGAGGCAAAACCAGGTGAGCGACCGCTCCCTCTGCCAGGATGGGCAGAAGCTGACCCAAGATGAGTGGCATGATTGCCTGGAAGCCATGGAAGCTGCCCTGATCCTGGAGAAGAATCTGAACGAGGCCCTTTTGGATCTGCATGCCCTGGGTTTGACTAACACAGACCcccaactctgctttttcctGGAGAGCCACTTCTTAGACCAGGAAGTGCAACTCATCAAAAAGATGGGTGAGCATCTGACCAACCTCCGCAGGCTGGCCGGCCAGGATGCTGGTCTGGGCGAGTATCTCTTCAGAAAGCTCACACTCAAGGGTAACTAG